One stretch of Eupeodes corollae chromosome 2, idEupCoro1.1, whole genome shotgun sequence DNA includes these proteins:
- the LOC129944342 gene encoding putative mediator of RNA polymerase II transcription subunit 26 isoform X1, with translation MKMSKLSNQTNSQDPQAVNSRVFVGNLNTFQCSKTDVERMFQIYGRLAGISMHKGYAFVQFTNPFDARNACHGEDGRTVLSQTLDVNMVAEPKPHQVGRKRQNITKTGNDWDYYYDSYYSSTLFRAAGARPKKRKRLMTPQARLLTDSVNNGTLNAAVVAAAAQQQQQQQQQQQHQQHAAAAAMAAMANLLPQQQQLILHQQSLLSNGAAAAAVAAAANGMVNGVGGAGSGTTPHHSLNAFLQQQQQQQQQQQQQQQHQHQQQQHQFAGLHLKPTSPTINAPPSAVLSTVVPSTSSGITNNNPLTTTAVTMANCEPMSTLCVNSSSLMQHQQQQQQQQQQQQTNLKQHQQQQQMQQQQQLFQQQLLQQQQQQQQNQQQQQTQWGPFKLYSNPDTLICGNCRECFSDLGELLDHKRTYCKLRFTCKCQDIALASKNPPAGAKLLCAVCKDAFTNPWDLMVHAQAAHMVNIYELGNEASDTTNTANISNNNNNNNNNSNSINKNNKEINGISQMNGTSVTESDVCISTACANASVGNGTIIGTGSRNGSGGGELVPSVGLVMPPKVNGTLNGSFPGDGNASDGDGSCMEINGGMMCSPNGSIPKEEIHSDGGASLDGQMSISSPTHHSDDMMKLNGSVSSRGSSPSLEPLDDQPRACIVRTLSIEATSPPNATAAAAAALGLMTTSLAISLTNGTATVSPQ, from the exons ATGAAGATGTCAAAGCTATCGAACCAGACCAACTCACAGGACCCACAGGCGGTTAATTCACGGGTATTCGTTGGCAACTTGAATACGTTCCAGTGCTCGAAAACGGATGTTGAACGTATGTTCCAGATATATGGCCGATTGGCAG GAATCTCAATGCACAAGGGATATGCATTCGTACAATTTACAAATCCATTCGATGCGCGCAATGCCTGCCATGGAGAGGATGGACGGACAGTCCTTAGCCAAACTTTGG atgtCAACATGGTTGCTGAACCAAAACCACACCAAGTTGGCCGGAAAcgacaaaatattacaaaaacaggAAATGACTG GGACTACTACTATGACAG CTACTATTCATCGACCCTATTCCGGGCAGCTGGTGCTCGTCCCAAGAAGCGTAAACGGTTAATGACACCACAAGCCCGATTGTTGACCGATTCGGTAAATAATGGCACTCTGAATGCGGCTGTCGTAGCCGCAGCCGcccaacagcagcaacagcaacaacaacaacagcaacatcagCAGCATGCTGCTGCCGCTGCAATGGCAGCTATGGCCAATCTACTACCCCAGCAACAACAGCTTATCTTGCATCAGCAAAGTTTACTATCGAATGgagccgctgctgctgctgtggctGCAGCTGCTAATGGAATGGTTAATGGAGTAGGTGGTGCTGGGTCGGGCACTACACCCCATCACAGTTTGAATGCGTTTttacagcagcagcagcagcaacaacaacagcagcaacaacagcagcagcatcagcaccagcaacaacaacatcaatttGCTGGACTCCATTTGAAACCAACCTCACCCACAATCAATGCACCTCCGTCGGCAGTTCTTTCTACAGTAGTGCCATCCACATCGTCGGGCATCACAAATAATAATCCGTTGACGACAACGGCCGTAACTATGGCGAATTGTGAACCAATGTCAACATTGTGTGTAAATAGTTCATCACTGATgcagcatcagcagcagcagcagcaacaacaacagcagcagcagacgAACCTTAAAcagcaccaacaacaacagcaaatgcagcaacaacagcaattGTTTCAACAACAATTgctgcagcaacaacaacagcaacagcagaatcagcaacaacagcaaacaCAGTGGGGCCCATTCAAATTGTACA GTAATCCGGACACATTAATTTGTGGCAACTGCAGAGAATGCTTCTCGGACCTCGGTGAATTATTGGACCACAAAAGGACTTACTGTAAATTAAGGTTTACATGCAAGTGCCAGGACATAGCATTAGCATcaa AAAATCCACCCGCGGGAGCTAAACTTTTATGTGCAGTTTGTAAGGATGCATTCACAAATCCCTGGGATCTGATGGTGCACGCTCAAGCTGCCCACATGGTGAACATCTATGAGCTGGGCAATGAGGCATCAGATACCACAAACACTGCAAATATcagcaacaataataataacaacaacaacaattctaacagtatcaacaaaaacaacaaggaaATAAATGGAATCAGCCAAATGAATGGTACATCTGTAACGGAAAGTGACGTTTGTATTTCAACAGCGTGTGCTAACGCTAGTGTTGGAAATGGAACTATTATTGGTACTGGAAGTAGAAATGGATCTGGTGGAGGCGAATTAGTGCCATCCGTTGGACTAGTGATGCCGCCTAAAGTCAATGGCACTCTAAATGGCAGCTTTCCGGGCGATGGCAATGCCAGTGATGGTGATGGCTCCTGCATGGAAATCAATGGCGGGATGATGTGCAGTCCGAATGGTTCAATTCCCAAAGAG gaaATTCATTCAGATGGCGGCGCATCTCTGGACGGACAAATGTCAATCTCATCGCCAACTCATCACTCCGATGACATGATGAAACTTAATGGATCGGTGTCATCACGTGGCAGTTCACCATCACTGGAACCATTGGACGATCAACCACGAGCCTGTATTGTTCGTACACTAAGCATT GAAGCCACAAGCCCACCAAATgccacagcagcagcagcggcagctCTTGGGCTAATGACCACAAGTCTGGCTATAAGCTTAACGAATGGCACTGCCACTGTATCCCCCCAGTAG
- the LOC129944342 gene encoding putative mediator of RNA polymerase II transcription subunit 26 isoform X2, translated as MVAEPKPHQVGRKRQNITKTGNDWDYYYDSYYSSTLFRAAGARPKKRKRLMTPQARLLTDSVNNGTLNAAVVAAAAQQQQQQQQQQQHQQHAAAAAMAAMANLLPQQQQLILHQQSLLSNGAAAAAVAAAANGMVNGVGGAGSGTTPHHSLNAFLQQQQQQQQQQQQQQQHQHQQQQHQFAGLHLKPTSPTINAPPSAVLSTVVPSTSSGITNNNPLTTTAVTMANCEPMSTLCVNSSSLMQHQQQQQQQQQQQQTNLKQHQQQQQMQQQQQLFQQQLLQQQQQQQQNQQQQQTQWGPFKLYSNPDTLICGNCRECFSDLGELLDHKRTYCKLRFTCKCQDIALASKNPPAGAKLLCAVCKDAFTNPWDLMVHAQAAHMVNIYELGNEASDTTNTANISNNNNNNNNNSNSINKNNKEINGISQMNGTSVTESDVCISTACANASVGNGTIIGTGSRNGSGGGELVPSVGLVMPPKVNGTLNGSFPGDGNASDGDGSCMEINGGMMCSPNGSIPKEEIHSDGGASLDGQMSISSPTHHSDDMMKLNGSVSSRGSSPSLEPLDDQPRACIVRTLSIEATSPPNATAAAAAALGLMTTSLAISLTNGTATVSPQ; from the exons ATGGTTGCTGAACCAAAACCACACCAAGTTGGCCGGAAAcgacaaaatattacaaaaacaggAAATGACTG GGACTACTACTATGACAG CTACTATTCATCGACCCTATTCCGGGCAGCTGGTGCTCGTCCCAAGAAGCGTAAACGGTTAATGACACCACAAGCCCGATTGTTGACCGATTCGGTAAATAATGGCACTCTGAATGCGGCTGTCGTAGCCGCAGCCGcccaacagcagcaacagcaacaacaacaacagcaacatcagCAGCATGCTGCTGCCGCTGCAATGGCAGCTATGGCCAATCTACTACCCCAGCAACAACAGCTTATCTTGCATCAGCAAAGTTTACTATCGAATGgagccgctgctgctgctgtggctGCAGCTGCTAATGGAATGGTTAATGGAGTAGGTGGTGCTGGGTCGGGCACTACACCCCATCACAGTTTGAATGCGTTTttacagcagcagcagcagcaacaacaacagcagcaacaacagcagcagcatcagcaccagcaacaacaacatcaatttGCTGGACTCCATTTGAAACCAACCTCACCCACAATCAATGCACCTCCGTCGGCAGTTCTTTCTACAGTAGTGCCATCCACATCGTCGGGCATCACAAATAATAATCCGTTGACGACAACGGCCGTAACTATGGCGAATTGTGAACCAATGTCAACATTGTGTGTAAATAGTTCATCACTGATgcagcatcagcagcagcagcagcaacaacaacagcagcagcagacgAACCTTAAAcagcaccaacaacaacagcaaatgcagcaacaacagcaattGTTTCAACAACAATTgctgcagcaacaacaacagcaacagcagaatcagcaacaacagcaaacaCAGTGGGGCCCATTCAAATTGTACA GTAATCCGGACACATTAATTTGTGGCAACTGCAGAGAATGCTTCTCGGACCTCGGTGAATTATTGGACCACAAAAGGACTTACTGTAAATTAAGGTTTACATGCAAGTGCCAGGACATAGCATTAGCATcaa AAAATCCACCCGCGGGAGCTAAACTTTTATGTGCAGTTTGTAAGGATGCATTCACAAATCCCTGGGATCTGATGGTGCACGCTCAAGCTGCCCACATGGTGAACATCTATGAGCTGGGCAATGAGGCATCAGATACCACAAACACTGCAAATATcagcaacaataataataacaacaacaacaattctaacagtatcaacaaaaacaacaaggaaATAAATGGAATCAGCCAAATGAATGGTACATCTGTAACGGAAAGTGACGTTTGTATTTCAACAGCGTGTGCTAACGCTAGTGTTGGAAATGGAACTATTATTGGTACTGGAAGTAGAAATGGATCTGGTGGAGGCGAATTAGTGCCATCCGTTGGACTAGTGATGCCGCCTAAAGTCAATGGCACTCTAAATGGCAGCTTTCCGGGCGATGGCAATGCCAGTGATGGTGATGGCTCCTGCATGGAAATCAATGGCGGGATGATGTGCAGTCCGAATGGTTCAATTCCCAAAGAG gaaATTCATTCAGATGGCGGCGCATCTCTGGACGGACAAATGTCAATCTCATCGCCAACTCATCACTCCGATGACATGATGAAACTTAATGGATCGGTGTCATCACGTGGCAGTTCACCATCACTGGAACCATTGGACGATCAACCACGAGCCTGTATTGTTCGTACACTAAGCATT GAAGCCACAAGCCCACCAAATgccacagcagcagcagcggcagctCTTGGGCTAATGACCACAAGTCTGGCTATAAGCTTAACGAATGGCACTGCCACTGTATCCCCCCAGTAG